The following are from one region of the Nocardioides marmotae genome:
- the proC gene encoding pyrroline-5-carboxylate reductase: MSQTAIIGAGVMGETLLSGLVRAGRRVDDLLVGEKRAERARELEERYGVAVVPNVEAAAAADTVVLVVKPQDMADVLAEVAPALRAGQLVVSLAAGITTAFIEARVPEGVAVVRVMPNTPALVDEGMAAVSPGSHCSEADLAEAESLMASVGRVVRIPERQQDAVTAISGSGPAYIFFVVESMIEAGVHLGLPRATASDLVIQTLVGSAKMLRETGTHPTVLREQVTSPAGTTAAALRELEIHKVRAAFLAAMEAARDRSRALAEGS; this comes from the coding sequence GTGTCGCAGACCGCGATCATCGGCGCCGGCGTCATGGGCGAGACCCTGCTCTCCGGCCTGGTCCGAGCCGGTCGGCGGGTCGACGACCTGCTGGTGGGGGAGAAGCGCGCCGAGCGCGCCCGCGAGCTCGAGGAGCGGTACGGCGTCGCCGTGGTGCCCAACGTGGAGGCGGCGGCCGCCGCCGACACGGTCGTGCTGGTCGTCAAGCCCCAGGACATGGCCGACGTGCTGGCCGAGGTCGCGCCCGCCCTGCGCGCGGGGCAGCTGGTCGTCTCGCTCGCGGCCGGCATCACCACCGCCTTCATCGAGGCGCGGGTGCCCGAGGGCGTCGCGGTCGTCCGGGTCATGCCCAACACCCCGGCGCTCGTCGACGAGGGGATGGCCGCGGTCTCCCCGGGGTCGCACTGCTCCGAGGCCGACCTCGCCGAGGCCGAGTCGCTGATGGCCTCCGTCGGGCGGGTCGTGCGGATCCCCGAGCGGCAGCAGGACGCCGTCACCGCGATCAGCGGGTCGGGGCCGGCGTACATCTTCTTCGTGGTGGAGTCGATGATCGAGGCCGGCGTGCACCTCGGCCTGCCCCGCGCCACGGCCTCCGACCTGGTCATCCAGACCCTCGTCGGCTCGGCGAAGATGCTGCGCGAGACCGGCACGCACCCCACCGTCCTGCGCGAGCAGGTCACCTCCCCGGCCGGCACCACCGCCGCCGCGCTGCGCGAGCTGGAGATCCACAAGGTCCGTGCGGCGTTCCTCGCCGCGATGGAGGCCGCCCGCGACCGGTCGCGGGCACTCGCCGAGGGCTCCTGA
- a CDS encoding acetoin utilization protein AcuC has translation MPTCEGPSTVVFDQALAEYDFGPSHPMSPLRVDLTMRLATALGVVGPGATSGLRLAAAPVASNDLIATVHDPRLIEAVERAGRTVAPDERHGLGTDDNPVFRDMHRAAAHVVGASVEAFRQVWAGEVLHAANITGGLHHAMPDRAAGFCIYNDVAVGIKHLLDNGAERVAYVDIDVHHGDGVERVFWDDPRVLTISLHETGQMLFPGTGFAEDVGGREAQGYAVNLALPPGTSDAGWLRAFHAVVPPLLREFDPQVLVTQHGCDSHAQDPLAHLMLSIDGQRAAYLALHDLAHEVAGGRWVVTGGGGYALVEVVPRAWTHLLAIVGGAPLDPATETPGEWREHVKERLERTAPSLMTDGRTPAYRDWREGYDPDTWLDRAIHATRMATFPLHGLDPMP, from the coding sequence ATGCCCACGTGCGAGGGACCCTCGACCGTCGTCTTCGACCAGGCCCTCGCGGAGTACGACTTCGGTCCCTCCCACCCGATGTCGCCGCTGCGCGTCGACCTGACGATGCGGCTGGCGACCGCGCTCGGCGTCGTCGGCCCGGGTGCGACCAGCGGCCTGCGCCTCGCCGCGGCCCCGGTCGCCAGCAACGACCTGATCGCCACCGTCCACGACCCGCGCCTGATCGAGGCCGTCGAGCGGGCCGGCCGCACGGTCGCGCCCGACGAGCGGCACGGCCTCGGCACCGACGACAACCCGGTCTTCCGCGACATGCACCGGGCCGCCGCCCACGTCGTCGGGGCGAGCGTCGAGGCCTTCCGCCAGGTCTGGGCGGGGGAGGTGCTCCACGCCGCGAACATCACCGGGGGGCTGCACCACGCGATGCCCGACCGGGCCGCGGGCTTCTGCATCTACAACGACGTGGCCGTCGGCATCAAGCACCTGCTCGACAACGGCGCCGAGCGCGTGGCGTACGTCGACATCGACGTGCACCACGGCGACGGCGTCGAGCGGGTCTTCTGGGACGACCCCCGGGTGCTCACCATCTCCCTGCACGAGACCGGCCAGATGCTCTTCCCGGGCACCGGCTTCGCCGAGGACGTCGGCGGCCGCGAGGCGCAGGGGTACGCCGTCAACCTCGCGCTGCCGCCGGGGACCTCCGACGCGGGCTGGCTGCGCGCCTTCCATGCGGTCGTCCCGCCGCTGCTGCGCGAGTTCGACCCGCAGGTGCTGGTGACCCAGCACGGCTGCGACTCCCACGCCCAGGACCCGCTCGCGCACCTGATGCTGAGCATCGACGGGCAGCGGGCGGCCTACCTCGCCCTGCACGACCTGGCCCACGAGGTCGCGGGCGGCCGGTGGGTGGTGACCGGTGGCGGCGGCTACGCGCTGGTCGAGGTCGTGCCGCGCGCCTGGACCCACCTGCTGGCCATCGTCGGCGGCGCCCCGCTCGACCCGGCGACCGAGACGCCCGGGGAGTGGCGCGAGCACGTCAAGGAGCGGCTGGAGCGGACCGCGCCGTCCCTGATGACCGACGGGCGCACGCCCGCCTACCGCGACTGGCGCGAGGGCTACGACCCCGACACCTGGCTGGACCGGGCCATCCACGCGACCCGGATGGCGACCTTTCCGCTGCACGGCCTGGACCCGATGCCGTAG
- a CDS encoding helix-turn-helix domain-containing protein, which produces MAANPPGDISDAKFLTVAEVAAMMRVSKMTVYRLVHNGDLAAVRVGRSFRVREEDANEYIRRSFYDAG; this is translated from the coding sequence ATGGCTGCCAACCCGCCCGGAGACATCTCCGACGCGAAGTTCCTGACCGTCGCCGAGGTGGCGGCGATGATGCGGGTCTCGAAGATGACCGTCTACCGCCTCGTGCACAACGGCGACCTCGCCGCCGTGCGCGTGGGCCGCTCGTTCCGCGTCCGCGAGGAGGACGCCAACGAGTACATCCGGCGCAGCTTCTACGACGCCGGCTGA
- a CDS encoding 30S ribosomal protein bS22 — protein sequence MGSVIKKRRKRMAKKKHRKLLKKTRVQRRKLGK from the coding sequence GTGGGTTCTGTCATCAAGAAGCGGCGCAAGCGCATGGCCAAGAAGAAGCACCGCAAGCTGCTGAAGAAGACGCGCGTCCAGCGTCGCAAGCTCGGCAAGTAG
- a CDS encoding NAD-dependent epimerase/dehydratase family protein, whose protein sequence is MVTGGRVVLVTGVSRDLGRRFARSLAAEPTVARVIGVDVVPPRGDLGDVSFVRADIRNPVIAKVIAKEDVDTVVHMSVISTPASAGGRGTMKELNVIGTMQLLAACQKAPSLRHLVVKSTTTVYGASNRDPAMFTEDMEPRRAPRSGYAKDVAEIEGYVRGFARRRSDVRVTQLRCANVIGPHVSSPITSYFRLPVIPTVVGYDPRLQFLHEDDLLAVLRHATVEDVPGTYNVAGDGILMLSQAVRRLGRPSVALPAPAVGGLGSVLRRARVADFSPEQLAFLTYGRGVDTTRMRSVLGYEPAYSTAEAFADFGRSLPPTGGHADRALAAVQQQLDRGTARPLPEPPASVVPTKGADHG, encoded by the coding sequence GTGGTGACCGGCGGCCGGGTCGTGCTCGTCACCGGGGTCTCACGAGACCTCGGTCGACGTTTCGCGCGCTCGCTCGCCGCCGAGCCCACCGTCGCCCGCGTCATCGGCGTCGACGTCGTCCCCCCGCGGGGGGACCTCGGCGACGTCTCGTTCGTGCGTGCCGACATCCGCAACCCGGTGATCGCCAAGGTGATCGCCAAGGAGGATGTCGACACCGTCGTCCACATGAGCGTCATCTCCACCCCCGCCAGTGCTGGCGGGCGGGGGACGATGAAGGAGCTCAACGTCATCGGGACGATGCAGCTCCTCGCGGCCTGCCAGAAGGCCCCGAGCCTGCGGCACCTCGTCGTGAAGTCGACGACGACGGTGTACGGCGCCAGCAACCGTGACCCGGCGATGTTCACCGAGGACATGGAGCCGCGCCGCGCCCCGCGGAGCGGCTACGCCAAGGACGTCGCGGAGATCGAGGGCTACGTCCGCGGCTTCGCCCGGCGCCGCTCGGACGTCCGGGTGACCCAGCTGCGCTGCGCGAACGTCATCGGGCCGCACGTCTCCAGCCCGATCACCTCCTACTTCCGGCTGCCGGTCATCCCCACCGTCGTGGGCTACGACCCGCGCCTGCAGTTCCTCCACGAGGACGACCTGCTCGCGGTGCTGCGCCACGCGACGGTCGAGGACGTCCCCGGCACCTACAACGTCGCCGGCGACGGCATCCTCATGCTCTCCCAGGCCGTACGCCGCCTGGGCCGGCCGAGCGTCGCGCTGCCCGCCCCGGCGGTCGGCGGCCTCGGGTCGGTGCTCCGGCGCGCGCGGGTCGCGGACTTCTCACCCGAGCAGCTCGCCTTCCTCACCTACGGGCGCGGGGTCGACACGACCCGGATGCGCTCGGTGCTGGGCTACGAGCCCGCCTACTCCACCGCGGAGGCGTTCGCCGACTTCGGGCGCTCCCTGCCCCCGACCGGCGGGCACGCCGACCGGGCCCTCGCCGCGGTCCAGCAGCAGCTCGACCGGGGGACCGCCCGGCCCCTGCCGGAGCCGCCGGCCTCGGTCGTGCCGACGAAGGGAGCCGACCATGGGTGA
- a CDS encoding lysophospholipid acyltransferase family protein, translating to MGDAEIIPIGTRGRPGRGTGKQPSSAARDLAAGRRPRKPAPAEPTAPEPTAPEPAALDRHPVEPVEPGPAPAPRAPVTTEERDARGIPVSDWLAAFQHAAREVFGDQWEPQLAQLLAFLRRRVTGDYTVDEYGFDQEVAERFFMAALRPVAEKWFRIEVRGIENVPADGGALVVSNHSGTVPVDGLMTMVSIHDHTGRFLRPLGADLVFRTPVLSTLARKGGATLACNEDAERMLRGGELVGVWPEGFKGIGKPYSDRYKLQRFGRGGFVSAALRTGVPIVPLSVVGAEEIYPLVGNVPALARLLGLPYVPITPLFPLLGPLGLVPLPSKWLLEFGEPVRTDEYDEGAADDPMLVFNVTDQVRESIQQTLYTLLMQRQSVFR from the coding sequence ATGGGTGATGCGGAGATCATCCCGATCGGCACGCGCGGGCGCCCCGGTCGCGGCACCGGCAAGCAGCCCTCGTCCGCCGCGCGCGACCTCGCCGCGGGCCGGCGCCCCCGCAAGCCCGCGCCGGCCGAGCCGACTGCGCCCGAGCCGACTGCGCCCGAGCCGGCCGCCCTGGACCGGCACCCGGTCGAGCCGGTCGAGCCCGGGCCCGCCCCGGCCCCTCGCGCGCCGGTGACCACCGAGGAGCGCGACGCCCGCGGCATCCCGGTCTCGGACTGGCTCGCCGCCTTCCAGCACGCCGCCCGCGAGGTCTTCGGCGACCAGTGGGAGCCCCAGCTCGCCCAGCTGCTCGCCTTCCTGCGCCGCCGGGTCACCGGCGACTACACCGTCGATGAGTACGGCTTCGACCAGGAGGTCGCCGAGCGGTTCTTCATGGCCGCCCTGCGCCCGGTCGCGGAGAAGTGGTTCCGCATCGAGGTCCGCGGGATCGAGAACGTCCCCGCCGACGGGGGAGCGCTCGTCGTCTCCAACCACTCCGGCACCGTCCCCGTCGACGGCCTGATGACGATGGTCTCCATCCACGACCACACCGGCCGGTTCCTGCGCCCCCTCGGCGCGGACCTCGTCTTCCGCACGCCCGTGCTCAGCACGCTGGCCCGCAAGGGCGGCGCGACCCTGGCCTGCAACGAGGACGCCGAGCGGATGCTCCGCGGCGGCGAGCTCGTCGGCGTGTGGCCGGAGGGCTTCAAGGGGATCGGCAAGCCCTACTCCGACCGCTACAAGCTCCAGCGCTTCGGCCGCGGCGGCTTCGTCTCCGCCGCGCTGCGGACCGGCGTGCCGATCGTGCCGCTCTCGGTGGTCGGCGCCGAGGAGATCTACCCGCTCGTGGGCAACGTGCCCGCCCTGGCGCGCCTGCTCGGCCTGCCCTACGTGCCGATCACGCCGCTCTTCCCCCTGCTCGGACCGCTCGGCCTGGTGCCGCTGCCGTCCAAGTGGCTGCTGGAGTTCGGCGAGCCCGTCCGCACCGACGAGTACGACGAGGGCGCCGCCGACGACCCGATGCTGGTCTTCAACGTCACCGACCAGGTGCGCGAGTCGATCCAGCAGACGCTGTACACGCTGCTCATGCAGCGCCAGTCCGTCTTCCGCTGA
- a CDS encoding DUF5667 domain-containing protein — MSPVFAARRRAEEFDSLLEGTATRELHDARTVELVELVGALRSTPPAEARPAFVADLRERLMAEAATALVPAPARARDEIESRLTVAPRRTARDRRIAAAVGGLAIVGATTSMAVAAQTSLPGDTLYPLKRAIENAQTGFSVSDNQKGSHLLANAQGRLREVEQLSQSDEARESATETTIATTLVEFTDQASAASELLIKDYEENGHAAAITELRDFTGDSMDALAGLESLLPDGARPALIQAAQLLTQIDAEAAALCTVCGGEGISVIPPFAVQAVEDVLGGLVGALTPPIQAAGPGEGRGSGKGPGKGEGRTSDVRPGQGTGGQSAPTDIPTLPPTTDGPGQGTSPSPAGQPSTIGGVLGNLLGGGGNGGSNGGGANTSTPTTLPEVIDDVLGGVGDLVDSILQPPKGTKTP; from the coding sequence ATGAGCCCCGTGTTCGCGGCGCGTCGACGCGCTGAGGAGTTCGACTCCCTGCTCGAGGGCACCGCGACCCGCGAGCTGCACGACGCGCGGACCGTCGAGCTCGTCGAGCTGGTCGGCGCCCTGCGCTCGACCCCGCCCGCCGAGGCGCGGCCGGCCTTCGTCGCCGACCTGCGCGAGCGGCTGATGGCCGAGGCCGCGACGGCGCTCGTGCCCGCCCCCGCCCGGGCCCGCGACGAGATCGAGAGCCGGCTGACGGTCGCCCCGCGTCGTACGGCGCGGGACCGGCGGATCGCCGCCGCCGTCGGTGGCCTCGCGATCGTCGGCGCGACCACCTCGATGGCGGTCGCGGCCCAGACCTCCCTGCCCGGCGACACCCTCTACCCGCTCAAGCGGGCCATCGAGAACGCCCAGACCGGCTTCAGCGTCAGCGACAACCAGAAGGGCAGCCACCTGCTGGCCAACGCCCAGGGCCGCCTGCGCGAGGTCGAGCAGCTGAGCCAGTCCGACGAGGCGCGCGAGTCGGCGACCGAGACGACCATCGCCACGACGCTGGTGGAGTTCACCGACCAGGCCAGCGCCGCCTCCGAGCTGCTCATCAAGGACTACGAGGAGAACGGCCACGCCGCGGCGATCACCGAGCTGCGCGACTTCACCGGCGACAGCATGGACGCCCTCGCGGGCCTCGAGAGCCTGCTGCCCGACGGAGCCCGCCCCGCGCTCATCCAGGCCGCCCAGCTCCTCACCCAGATCGACGCCGAGGCGGCCGCGCTGTGCACCGTCTGCGGCGGCGAGGGGATCTCGGTCATCCCGCCGTTCGCCGTCCAGGCCGTCGAGGACGTCCTCGGCGGGCTCGTCGGCGCACTGACCCCGCCGATCCAGGCGGCCGGGCCCGGCGAGGGCCGCGGCTCGGGCAAGGGCCCCGGCAAGGGCGAGGGCCGGACCTCCGACGTCCGGCCGGGCCAGGGCACCGGCGGGCAGAGCGCGCCGACCGACATCCCGACCCTGCCCCCGACCACCGACGGCCCGGGCCAGGGCACCTCGCCCTCGCCGGCGGGTCAGCCGTCCACCATCGGCGGCGTCCTCGGCAACCTCCTCGGCGGGGGCGGCAACGGCGGGTCGAACGGCGGCGGCGCGAACACCTCCACGCCCACGACGCTGCCCGAGGTCATCGACGACGTCCTCGGCGGGGTCGGCGACCTGGTCGACAGCATCCTCCAGCCGCCGAAGGGCACCAAGACCCCCTGA
- a CDS encoding sigma-70 family RNA polymerase sigma factor — translation MPWDGAGVARGLEALRCEVARLLTPAGHVLWTEALAGDGPGAPVPGGPGGSGGPSYGDGALATSSEESEADRTRLIALVELARGGDAEAFGLLYDHYQGSVYRFLFYRTRSAPLAEDLTSETFFRALRSMQNFRWQGKDFGAWLMTIARNLATDHFKAGRTRLEMTTEDMGQHDDTTEGPESAVLASLTNEILLKALTELPDEQRDCLVMRFLQGMSIAETAAVLGRSDGAVKQLQLRGVRNLAKLMPEGLRG, via the coding sequence ATGCCGTGGGACGGTGCGGGTGTCGCGCGCGGGCTGGAGGCCCTGCGCTGCGAGGTCGCGCGTCTGCTCACCCCCGCCGGGCACGTGCTGTGGACCGAGGCGCTGGCCGGCGACGGCCCGGGCGCGCCCGTCCCCGGTGGCCCGGGCGGGTCAGGAGGCCCGTCGTACGGCGACGGCGCGCTGGCCACCTCCTCGGAGGAGTCCGAGGCCGACCGCACCCGGCTGATCGCCCTGGTCGAGCTGGCCCGCGGCGGCGACGCCGAGGCGTTCGGGCTGCTCTACGACCACTACCAGGGATCGGTCTACCGCTTCCTCTTCTACCGGACCCGCTCCGCGCCGCTCGCCGAGGACCTCACCTCCGAGACCTTCTTCCGCGCGTTGCGCTCGATGCAGAACTTCCGCTGGCAGGGCAAGGACTTCGGCGCCTGGCTGATGACCATCGCCCGCAACCTCGCGACCGATCACTTCAAGGCCGGCCGAACCCGCCTGGAGATGACCACCGAGGACATGGGCCAGCACGACGACACCACCGAGGGCCCGGAATCCGCGGTGCTGGCGAGCCTGACCAACGAGATCCTGCTCAAGGCACTCACCGAGCTGCCCGACGAGCAGCGCGACTGCCTGGTCATGCGCTTCCTGCAGGGGATGAGCATCGCGGAGACCGCCGCGGTGCTCGGCCGCAGCGACGGTGCCGTCAAGCAGCTGCAGCTGCGCGGGGTGCGCAACCTGGCCAAGCTGATGCCGGAGGGCCTCCGTGGCTGA
- a CDS encoding HAD family hydrolase encodes MTPPQRPRIPLDLRQRSALAGEAAASAAEVERALNQPADPTAAAFFDVDNTVMQGASIFHLARGLYRRKFFSSREILGAAWKQAYFRVAGVEDPDHVADARNSALGFIAGHTVAELQDLGEEIFEEAMAHRIWPGTRAQAQLHLDEGQRVWLVTAAPIEIAQIIARRLGLTGAMGTVAEHVDGVYTGRLVGDMLHGPAKAEAVKALAAREGLDLARCSAYSDSYNDLPMLELVGDPCAINPDGRLRGHARQQGWRVRDYRTGRKAARAGLVLGAVTGAATGTVAAGVALRGRNR; translated from the coding sequence GTGACCCCGCCGCAGCGCCCCCGGATCCCGCTGGACCTGCGCCAGCGCTCCGCGCTCGCGGGCGAGGCGGCCGCCTCCGCGGCGGAGGTCGAGCGGGCCCTGAACCAGCCGGCCGACCCGACGGCCGCGGCGTTCTTCGACGTCGACAACACCGTCATGCAGGGCGCCAGCATCTTCCACCTCGCGCGCGGGCTCTACCGGCGCAAGTTCTTCTCCAGCCGCGAGATCCTCGGGGCGGCCTGGAAGCAGGCCTACTTCCGCGTCGCCGGCGTCGAGGACCCCGACCACGTCGCCGACGCACGCAACTCCGCGCTCGGCTTCATCGCCGGGCACACCGTCGCGGAGCTCCAGGACCTCGGCGAGGAGATCTTCGAGGAGGCGATGGCGCACCGGATCTGGCCGGGCACCCGCGCCCAGGCCCAGCTCCACCTCGACGAAGGCCAGCGGGTCTGGCTGGTGACCGCCGCCCCGATCGAGATCGCGCAGATCATCGCCCGTCGGCTCGGGCTGACCGGCGCGATGGGCACCGTCGCCGAGCACGTCGACGGCGTCTACACCGGCCGGCTGGTCGGCGACATGCTCCACGGGCCCGCGAAGGCCGAGGCGGTCAAGGCGCTCGCCGCCCGGGAGGGCCTCGACCTGGCCCGCTGCTCGGCGTACTCCGACTCCTACAACGACCTGCCGATGCTCGAGCTGGTCGGCGACCCGTGCGCGATCAACCCCGACGGGCGGCTGCGCGGGCACGCCCGCCAGCAGGGCTGGCGGGTCCGCGACTACCGCACCGGCCGCAAGGCGGCCCGCGCCGGCCTGGTGCTCGGCGCGGTCACCGGCGCGGCCACCGGCACCGTCGCCGCGGGGGTCGCCCTGCGCGGGCGGAACAGGTGA
- a CDS encoding class I adenylate-forming enzyme family protein, protein MPAPSVPADLADLVAIAARENPDKIAVVEAGGRSATWAGLEDEVGRVATGLSAAGIVAGHRVMLVVGNRLEFVTTYLAVLRAQAVAVPVNPGSTPAEVARMLADCGARMVLADPDTVTTVRAAVADPAVPAPAPRVVVVGGTLQPGERSYDDLRADRARPVPPLQDPDKLAVLLYTSGTSGLPRGAMLTHRALLANIEQVASVSPRMIHGDDVVLGVLPLFHVYGLNAVLGGVLRHRAKLVLVERFDPEGTLDLVEDEACSVLPVAPPVFAHWKGIDGLAERLGPVRLVLSGSAPLAPEVVEEFTDLTGVPVHQGYGLTEAAPVVTSTLCSTGTPARGSVGAPLPGIEVRLVDAAGGVVAGGDPGEIQVRGANLFSGYWPDGADGPGEDGWWGTGDVGILDEAGDLMLVDRVKELVIVSGFNVFPVEVEEVLKDVPGVRDAAVIGVPDETTGEAVVAFLVAGPGADPAAVREAAVERCAALLAAYKRPVRLEVVAELPLTVTGKVQKGRLRQRERRRATDLVD, encoded by the coding sequence ATGCCCGCCCCGTCCGTCCCGGCCGACCTGGCCGACCTGGTGGCCATCGCCGCGCGGGAGAACCCCGACAAGATCGCGGTCGTCGAGGCCGGCGGCCGCAGCGCGACCTGGGCCGGGCTGGAGGACGAGGTCGGGCGCGTCGCCACCGGGCTCTCCGCCGCCGGGATCGTCGCCGGGCACCGGGTGATGCTGGTGGTCGGCAACCGGCTGGAGTTCGTGACGACGTACCTCGCGGTGCTGCGCGCCCAGGCCGTCGCGGTCCCGGTCAACCCCGGTTCGACCCCCGCCGAGGTGGCACGGATGCTGGCCGACTGCGGGGCCCGGATGGTCCTCGCCGACCCCGACACCGTGACGACCGTCCGCGCGGCGGTCGCCGACCCGGCCGTGCCGGCCCCCGCGCCGCGGGTCGTCGTCGTGGGCGGCACCCTCCAGCCCGGCGAGCGCTCCTACGACGACCTGCGCGCCGACCGGGCGCGCCCCGTGCCGCCGCTCCAGGACCCCGACAAGCTCGCGGTGCTCCTCTACACCAGCGGTACGTCGGGGCTCCCGCGCGGCGCGATGCTCACCCATCGCGCGCTGCTGGCCAACATCGAGCAGGTCGCGTCGGTGAGCCCACGGATGATCCACGGCGACGACGTCGTGCTCGGCGTGCTCCCGCTGTTCCACGTGTACGGGCTCAACGCGGTCCTCGGCGGGGTGCTGCGGCACCGCGCCAAGCTCGTGCTCGTCGAGCGATTCGACCCCGAGGGCACCCTCGACCTGGTCGAGGACGAGGCCTGCAGCGTGCTGCCGGTCGCGCCCCCGGTCTTCGCCCACTGGAAGGGGATCGACGGCCTGGCCGAGCGGCTCGGCCCGGTCCGCCTCGTGCTGTCCGGCTCCGCGCCGCTGGCGCCCGAGGTGGTCGAGGAGTTCACCGACCTCACCGGCGTCCCGGTCCACCAGGGCTACGGGCTCACCGAGGCCGCCCCGGTCGTCACGAGCACGCTCTGCTCGACCGGCACGCCGGCGCGGGGCTCGGTCGGCGCGCCGCTGCCGGGCATCGAGGTCCGGCTCGTCGACGCCGCCGGCGGTGTCGTGGCGGGTGGCGACCCCGGCGAGATCCAGGTCCGCGGGGCGAACCTCTTCAGCGGCTACTGGCCCGACGGCGCCGACGGCCCGGGCGAGGACGGCTGGTGGGGCACCGGGGACGTCGGCATCCTCGACGAGGCCGGCGACCTCATGCTGGTCGACCGGGTCAAGGAGCTGGTCATCGTCTCCGGCTTCAACGTCTTCCCCGTCGAGGTCGAGGAGGTCCTCAAGGACGTCCCCGGCGTCCGCGATGCGGCGGTGATCGGCGTCCCCGACGAGACGACCGGCGAGGCCGTGGTCGCCTTCCTCGTCGCCGGACCGGGCGCCGACCCCGCGGCGGTGCGTGAGGCCGCGGTCGAGCGCTGCGCGGCGCTGCTGGCGGCGTACAAGCGTCCGGTCCGGCTCGAGGTCGTCGCCGAGCTGCCGCTGACCGTGACCGGCAAGGTGCAGAAGGGCCGGCTGCGCCAGCGCGAGCGGCGCCGGGCCACGGACCTGGTGGACTGA
- a CDS encoding glutaredoxin family protein translates to MRLRRRSSGPRVTLYSKPGCHLCDDARVVVERVCADLGVGWVEESILEDPELLERYGEEIPVVLVDGRQHTFWRVDEARLRAALGGR, encoded by the coding sequence ATGAGGCTGCGCCGTCGTAGCAGCGGGCCGCGGGTCACGCTGTACTCCAAGCCGGGCTGCCACCTGTGCGACGACGCCCGGGTCGTCGTCGAGCGGGTCTGCGCGGACCTCGGCGTCGGATGGGTCGAGGAGTCGATCCTCGAGGACCCCGAGCTGCTCGAGCGGTACGGCGAGGAGATCCCGGTGGTGCTCGTCGACGGTCGGCAGCACACGTTCTGGCGCGTGGACGAGGCGCGGCTGCGAGCGGCCCTCGGCGGCCGCTGA
- a CDS encoding redox-sensing transcriptional repressor Rex encodes MTARTSTESARDIPEATVARLPVYHRALTALSEAGTSTCSSEALAAAAGVNSAKLRKDLSYLGSYGTRGVGYDVDYLRYQIAREIGVTQDWPVVIVGIGNLGHALANYSGFSSRGFRTVALLDADPSRHGEVVAGINVRPFDDLESIVAEHGVAIGVIATPAVAAQAVADRMVACGVTSILNFAAGVLAVPAGVDVRKVDLSVELQVLAYHEQRKAQGEPA; translated from the coding sequence GTGACCGCACGGACTTCGACCGAGAGCGCTCGGGACATCCCCGAGGCCACGGTGGCGCGACTCCCCGTATACCACCGTGCGCTGACGGCGCTCTCGGAGGCCGGCACGAGCACCTGCTCGAGCGAGGCCCTCGCGGCTGCGGCCGGCGTCAACAGCGCGAAGCTGCGCAAGGACCTGTCCTACCTCGGGTCCTACGGCACGCGCGGCGTGGGGTACGACGTGGACTACCTGCGCTACCAGATCGCCCGCGAGATCGGGGTGACCCAGGACTGGCCGGTGGTGATCGTCGGCATCGGCAACCTCGGGCACGCGCTCGCCAACTACTCCGGCTTCAGCAGCCGCGGCTTCCGCACCGTCGCGCTGCTCGACGCCGACCCCAGCCGCCACGGCGAGGTGGTGGCCGGCATCAACGTCCGGCCCTTCGACGACCTCGAGTCGATCGTCGCCGAGCACGGCGTCGCCATCGGCGTCATCGCCACCCCGGCGGTCGCCGCGCAGGCCGTCGCCGACCGGATGGTGGCGTGCGGCGTCACCAGCATCCTGAACTTCGCGGCCGGCGTCCTCGCGGTGCCGGCCGGGGTCGACGTCCGCAAGGTCGACCTGTCCGTCGAGCTGCAGGTGCTCGCCTACCACGAGCAGCGCAAGGCCCAGGGAGAGCCCGCATGA